Genomic segment of Aliiroseovarius sp. M344:
CGCGCTTTATGTGTTGATCTTGGCCTTCTGCGTGACGGCGGCGCTTCAAAACAAAGACCGGTTTAGCTCTCTTTTGATCTTGGGTGTAGCAGTCACGTTCTTCTTGTTCTTCGCAGTCAACATGTCGATGGTGATGGGCTTGGCGCCGGTCGTGGGTGTGCCCCTGCCGTTAGTCAGCTACGGCGGATCGGCTATGCTAGTGCTTCTGGTTGGGTTCGGGCTGGTGCAAAGCGCGCACGTTCACAGGGCAAGGCAGAAACGATGAGTCTAAACGTCCTATACGCCGGAAATGAAAAGCTGTGGCCGATCTATGAGGTCGCGTTGGGCACGGCACTGGCGGATCTGGGTGTCGCGGCCAATCTGTCCAACGACCTCTCACCTGCGGATGTCGATTATGTTGTCTACGCACCAAACGGACCTGTTCAGGACTTCACGCCATTCACCCGGACAAAAGCCGTTTTGGGCCTATGGGCCGGCGTAGAGAAAATGGCGGGTAATGCGACGCTGACGCAACCTTACACCCGGATGGTGGATGACGGGCTTTCCGAAGGGATGACGGAATGGGTGACAGGCCACGTTCTGCGCCACCATCTTGGTATGGACGACTTTATTCACCGGACTGACCCGGTCTGGCATCGGGCGGCCCCTCCTTTGGCGCGCGATCGGACTGTCGGGGTTCTTGGGCTGGGCGCGCTGGGCGCCGCTGCGTCGCAGGCATTATGCGCGTTGAATTTCAACTTATGTGGTTGGAGCCGCACACAGAAAGACATTGCGGGCGTCGAATGCTTCTGCGGAGAGGACGGGTTGCGTGATGTGCTGTCGCGCGCCGAGATCCTTGTCTTGCTGCTGCCGATGACACCCGCCACGGAAAATCTTTTGAATGCTGAGACACTGGCGTGGCTGCCCAAGGGCGCGGTGATCATCAATCCAGGCCGCGGTCCATTGATCGACGATGCGGCTCTGCTGGCTGCTTTGGACAGCGGCCAGATTGGTCACGCGACCTTAGACGTTTTCCGGGTTGAGCCATTGCCCGATGGCGACCCCTATTGGGCGCACCCGCAGGTTACGGTGACACCTCATATCGCGTCGGATACCCGCCCCGCATCGGCGGCACGGGTTATTGCCGAAAACATCCGCCGAAGCGAGGCGGGTGAACCTTTGTTACACTTGGTTGACTGGTCGGTTGGCTACTGACCACGGTCCGCCTCTACATGTCCAGCCAGATCGTGACTGGCCCGTCATTGACGAGCGAAACCTTCATGTCGGCGCCGAATTGCCCTTGGTCGGTGGTTATCCCCAGCCCGCGCATTGCATCCGCAAAATAGTTGTAAAGCCGTTCACCTTCGGCCGGTTTGGCAGCGGTGGAAAACCCCGGACGATTGCCCCGCGACGTATCCGCCGCCAGTGTGAATTGGCTCACCACGAGCGCGCCGCCCCCCGTGTCGAGCAGCGAACGGTTCATCTTAGCCGCTTCATCTTTAAAAATTCGCAACTTCGAGATTTTTGCCGCAAGCGTGTCGGCTTTGGCCTCGGTGTCACCCTCCATTGCGCAGACAAGGATCAGTAACCCAGCGTCGGTCCGCCCGATCAGGCTACCATCGACGTGCACGGCGGCTTCGCTAACGCGTTGGATTAGGGCTCTCATGCCGATTTCTCCTGTCCATGCAAGTGGACCCACTCTTCCAGTGGCGCCCGGTTGGTGCGGAAACCGTTTGCCGGGTGCGCGTCGTCGGCATATCCGAATGAGATGCCACACAAGATGATGCGATCCTCTGGTAGTTTGAACCAGTCGCGCAGGAACGGCGCATAGGCCGCGACGGCAGCCTGTGGGATCGAAGCAATGCCGAGCGAGGTCGCCGCCAATGTGAACCCTGTGATGAAGCCGCCACAATCCAAGTAGGCATAGGGGCCAAGTTCCACGGGTGCTGTCAGCAAGGCAAAGCATGGGGCGTCGAAAAATCGGAAGTTTTCCATCATTTGCTGGGCCGATGCAGCGCGGTCGCCGCGCCCAACCCCAACGCTTTCATAGAGCTGCAACCCACAGGTTTTGCGCCGCGCCTGATGCGCCCCCGTATAGGCGGTAGGCCAGTCGATGTCGGGGCTTTGGGCCGCGCTCATCGCGTGTTCATAGAGTGCTTCGCGTAACCGGTCCGTTTCCGCATTCAAAGTGACCTCGACCTGCCAGGGTTGGGCATTGCACCAGCTTGGCACCTGCTGAGCCGCAGTCAGGATTTGATTGATCTTGTCTTTGGGAACAGGGTCAGACCGAAATCTACGGCAGGAATGCCGGGCGTCAAGAAGCGCCGCGAAGTCATCATATTGCATAGTTAGATCCTATTGGCTTTGGGCGGACAGATAGCCGACAACCGCCGCCGCGATCAGCCCCAAGACGATGGCAAAGGTAATCTTCCAGACTGAATAGGGCCGTTCACCCTGCACCCGCCCATTTTGGCCATTAACTACGAACCGATAGGTTTTACCGCGATATTTATAAGCGGCTAGCCAGACCGGCAGCAGGATGTGCTTGAAGGTGACATCAGACATTTTGGTGTCCATAGAGCTGACCCGTTGCCGATCACCACCAATGTCGAATTTCACATCGCGCAAAATGATCCGGTTCATGTAATCGCGAGCTTCAGAGAAGCCTTGCTCTAAATCAACAGTATAACCTTCGGCTTGGAACCCAGCCAGATACTCGGGTCGATACGGTTCCAGCCGGGACAAATCCCAAGGCTCCAACGCGTCAGTATATTTCTTCGGCAACCCTTGCGAAGCCAGCACCAGAACATCATCGAAAAATCGAGCAACGCGCCCAGAGACCGAGTTCCATCTGACATGCTGGGTGCGCTTCTGCCGCCGTTCGCCATTGACCGTGACGGTGCGTACGCGTTCATGAACCGTACCGCGTTGGCCGCTATAGCGGGTTTTCGTATCCGCATCGAAGGTCCAATAAGGGACATAGATCCCTGACATCCTGCGCCCCTTGCGTGCGTATTCCCGCAGGCCATTAGGTGCGAACCACAATCGGCCCAGCCAGAGAGTCATCGCCTTGTGGGCTTCACGCTCTTCTATCTCAAACGGGGCCAAGCCTTTGGGTTTGAGCCGCCGATGTGCCCCGGTGTCAGTGACAACCGGCGTTGCGCAGAACGGGCATTCGGATGCATGAGTGCTGCCGTCAAATTCTATCAGCGCTGCACAATTTGGGCAGGTTAGGACCCGTGTGACCTCGCTCTCGGTCTCTGGAAGCTGTTGGGACAGGGCGCGCTTCAGGTCCAGCTCTCGAATGACGGAAAGTGCCGCTGGTTGATCATCGATGGGCTGGTGAAAGCCGCAATGATCGCATGTCAACTGGTTGCGTTCGGGATCAAAACGCAGATCCGCGCCGCATTGGTCGCAGGGAAAGCGATGTTCTTCCAACGGCGCTTGTGCATCTTCGCGCGGATAGGCCATCCGTATGAGCCTCTTCGATCAACCAATAAAGAAAAATGGGGCGGCGCAAAGGCAGCCCAAGGCAATCATGCTCCCGGTGGAGGCGGCGGCAGAACGGTGAAAAGTTGCGCCAACTCGGCCACATCCTCGGCCCGTTTCCAGCCATCCTGACCCGGTGTCCACACCAGCGTGTCGCGGCTCAGGCCGCCAGATGTGGACATGCGGCCCAGCGCGGCCTTTGAATATGGCCCCTTCGCTTCACCATTGTCGGCGACATGCCAGACATGTTCGACCGGTGGTGGCGGCGGCGCATGTGGAGCGGCCGCAGCTGGTGCGGCACCCCACGGCCCGGCCTGAGCCATCTGGCCTGCCATCGCCATGCCCATTCCCATACCAAGGCCAGCGCCCATGCCGCCACCTCCGTTGGGGTTTTGTGCAGCTGCTGTCATAGCCTCTGCTGCCGAGTATTGCGTGAAGGCACCAAGGTCGCCCGCGACCCCCATCGACGTGCGCTTGTCCAATGCCGCTTCGACGGCAGGAGGCAGCGAGATGTTTTCGATATAAAATTCGGGAATGATCAGGCCATATTCAGCGATAATGCCAGAAATCTCAGTGGCAATCAGTTTGCCCAGATCAGCGGTGTTCGCAGCCATATCCAATACCGGAATGCCGGCGCCAGCGATCACACGACTGAAGGCTTGAACGATGATGTTGCGGATTTGATAGCTGATCTCGTCCATCGTGAACTCGCCATCCGTGCCGACAATCTCGACGAGGAACTTCGCCGGGTCAGACACGCGAACGCTGTAAGTACCGAAGGCACGGATACGGGTTGGGCCAAATTCCGGATCACGCAACATAATCGGGTTTTTGGTGCCCCATTTTAGGTCATTGAACCGCGTGGTGTTGACGAAATAAATCTCGGATTTGAAAGGAGATTTGAAACCATGGTCCCAATGGTTGATCGTGGTGAGGATCGGCATGTTGTTGGTTTCGAGCATATAGAGCCCGGGCGTAAACACGTCAGCCAACTGGCCTTCATGTACAAACACAGCTGCCTGGCCTTCGCGCACGGTCAGCTTGGCACCATATTTGATCTCGTGATCTTCACGCTCAAATCGCCAGACCATGGTGTCGCGGGTATCATCCACCCAGTGAATGACGTCAATAAATTCGCCGGTTAGAAAATCAAGAATTCCCATTGTTACGCTCCCTCCTTTGGGGTGTCGGTCATACCGAGCCGCCGGTCAATTCGGTGGCAATTTGTTTGATGATCGGGCGGGCTTGATCCGCGCTCATGTTGGGGCGCAGTCGATCATCGTAAAGCATGCGAAGCAAGTTCTCGTCATGCGTGGTCAAAAGACCAAATTCTTCGTCATCGTTGAAGATGGACGGGCGGGCCATTGGGCTGTCATTCGACAAGCCAAGACCCTGTGCAACTTCTTCATGGATGCAGGATGTTCGCATCAAATTCGGGTGCTCGCTGCGAATAACTGCCACGGCCTGTTCGAATTCGCCATTGCTGGCCGGGTCGCGCCCGAAGACGAGGCAATAGGTGTCGCGCGGCATGTTGATCACGGCACGTTGGCTCAGCGCACTTATGCCGGGCACCACGCGTCGCAATTCCGGTCCAAATGCCTTGCGCTCATCTTCGTTCAGGACATAGACGCGGAAGTTGCCGCCGCCATTGGTCATGCTGATAGGATGGCCAGTAATGCGCGCCAATCTGCGCACGTATCTGGTCAGCTTGGCACGGTCATGGGCCTGTTTTTCATCAGACACCGACCGTCCAAACTGGATCGAGACCCGCACGGGCTTTTCCCAACGTGTCAGGTGCGAAGCGCTTTCGCGCGCGATCAACTGTCCACCGGCTGACGAGTATTCCTGAAAGAAGGCAATGCGCTCGAAATTGCGCGCCAGCATAGCGGCGCTAAATGGCACGTCGGCGCCCCCGCCGTCGGTTCGCAGAAGACCCTGTGTCAGCAGGCTGCGCTGAACGCTGGCATAATAGGCTGCCAGCGCTTCGCTTTCAGCGCTGGGCACTGTCGGGACGGTGTCTTCGCGCGGTTTGGGGGCCGGAGAATTAGGTAATCCCGTCACGCCAGGGCCAGCAGTTTGGCAGGCAGAAAGCACCAGCGTTGCCGCCAGCACTCCCGTCGCCAATTTCAAAGCGTTCCGCCGCATTCCGTCCCTCGTGTGATCCCGCTTACGCGCCCGGTACCGAACTGGCCATGTTGTGCGCCGATGCGGTGCCCCGCGCGGTAGCTGCGGCCAGCGTTTCTTTCAACTCGGCCTCCATCTTGACCAGTTCTTCTTCGGCCGCGGCACGTTTGGCTTTACCTTCATCCGCGATGCTCAGGCTTTCTTCGATCGTGGCAATCAATGTCGCGTTGGCGGATTTCACGGCTTCAATATCAAAGACACCACGTTCCATTTCCTTGCGGACCATACGGTTCGCCTCTTGCAGGTTTTCTGCGTTCGAGGTCAGAAGCTCGTTGGTCAGATCGGTTGCTTCTTTCACTGCAGCCGCAGCCTCGGCAGACCGTTGAATGGTGACGGCTTGCGCCAGTTGGGTTTCCCAAAGCGGGACAGTGTTCACCAACGTCGAGTTGATCTTGGTCACCAGCGACTTGTCGTTTTCCTGCACCAAGCGGATCGAAGGCAGCGACTGCATCGTCACCTGCCGGGTCAGCTTCAGGTCATGCACGCGACGTTCAAGATCATCACGGGCCGCGCGCAGGTCGCGCAGTTCCTGGGCTTTGATGACGCCTTGATCTTCTGGGGCATCCGTCACTTCGGCTTCCTTGGCCGGGATGGTCGTGTCATCAAGATCGGCCAGCTTGGCTTCGCCGGCAGAGATATAAAGCGCCAGCTCGTCGTAGAACTCCAGCGTCTTTTCATAGAGCTTGTCGAGCGATTTGATGTCCTTCAGCAAAGTATGCTCGTGGCCCAAAAGGTTGTCGGTGATCTTGTCGATCTGCCCTTGAACCCCTTCGTAACGTGCCATGAATTTGGCAGCCGGTGCAGCCCGCCCCAGCAGTTTTTCCCACCAGCTACGCGTGCGGCGCATGTCCAGTTCGCTGACCGAAAAGCCGCGGATCGTGGTCACGATGTTGCGCAAGCTGTCGCCAGCCGGACCCACATCCTTGTTGCGCACACCAGCCAGCATGTCCTGACTGATCACTTGCAATTCCGCTTGGGCGGATGAACCGAATTCAATAATCGACTGGGTGTTTTCCATGTCGATTTCGGCCATGCGCTTTTCGATTTCGGCGCTGACTTTCTTGTTGGCTTTTTTCAGCGGAACCAACGCATTTGTCGGCTCTGGCAGCACAACAGCTGTTACAGCTTCGATGTCTTTCAAGTCGGCTTCGGCCTTTTGACGAGTAGTTTCAGTCATTTCAAAATCCTCACAAGTTACTCGGAGCGCACACCTTCGCGTGCAAGTCTTTCGCGCAACACCTCGATTTCGACATCCAGGTCTGTGCGATTATCGTTTAGGAATTGCTGGGTGCGCGCGGTGAAATTCGATTCCAGATCATCCAGCAGGGTTTCATAATCTGCCCGCGCGCCGCCGCTGGCATCGCGCATGTGGATGTCGACGAATTTTGTCGTCGCGTCGCGTGCGCCCAATAGATAGACGCCAAGATATTTGCGCGCGGCTGTCAGGTCGCGGGGGTCGTCTTCAACCGTGCGAAACATATCACGGGCGGTGGAGATGAACCGGTCCAGCCGCGCTTCAAGGCGGCGGTCCTTTGTGCGCTCGATCGCTTCTTTCATCGCGCGCAGGTGTTTCTCAGCCTCAGTGACCGCACGGGCCACGCGGTCGGTCTGAAATTCGTCGATGTCATCCAGACCTTTGTGCCGCATTGGGTCCAGGCCAAAGGCGAATAAGTGCAAGCCAAACCCCAGAAGGCCAAGTGTGGCGGCAATCAGGGTCGTGCCGTCCACCGAGCCTGCCAGAAACAACCCAAGACCGGTTAAAGTCGCGCCAAAAAGCTTGCGCGGAATTGCTGGGCGGCGGGCGATCTTTCGGGCGTCATATTCTTCATGGGCCAACAGCCCTTCGCGGGTCAGCCAAGCCGCAGCTATCAACGCACCAAATGCAAGCAGGCGCAGGATGAGGTCGCCGGGGTCACGAAAAAACGCTAAAAACGCCAGCGGAAGTGGCGCAATGAACAACAAATTGATCCGCCCACCGGCGCGCGACCGCGTTTTGCCGTGGTAGGGGGACCGATCGACTGCGCCGGATTCCTGATGAGGTTCCTTTGGGCTGTAGTCACCACCGTAACGTTGTGCCATTACGCGCCCCCTGTGATCGAAACATAGAGGATCAACGCAACAAGTACGAAAAATGCGGTTTTTTGTAATCCGTTTTCAGACAAGCCGGCCTCCTTTCGTGGTCACCATATCATAGGCAATATAGGGCTGCATGCAGGACATCGCTATGGGTTTGTTTATGGAATACTTTTTGGTTAACGACATAACAATTACAGGTGTCAGTTTGTTTGGTTGAGAACTGATCTGTCTTGCGTCCCCCAAGTTTGCTGCAGTCTGAACCATATATGATTGCGTTTGTATAACAGCGGGGAAAGCCAGCAAACGTTCCCCCTTTGCGGGCGATCGGCCTTGGACGTTTTAGGATGTGGCCGATGACTGATCTTGCCATCTTTGCAGCGCTCGCCCCATCACACGGTTCCACAGTGTCGGCACCATCGCGATTGTTGCCATGACAGGCAATGAATAGGGCAGCATGGGCGCATTCGCCTTGGGCGGAAGATCAAGCGAAGGATACGGGCGCATCGGATGGGCGTGATGGTCGGAATGGCGCGGTGCGTTCAGCATCAGATGTGACGAGAACCAATGTGGTGCGTTCCAACTGTGCTCAATGCCCACAGGCTCATAGCTGCCGTCCGAGCGTTTGTCGCGAAGCAGCCCAAAATGCTGGACATAATCGGACAAAAGAAGTTGCATCTGCGCGTGCAGACACAGCAGAAGATAGGCAACAAAACCGCCAATACCGCCAATCCAGATGGCCAGAAACATCATCAAAACGGCTCCGGAGACATATAGGTAATAGGGATTGAAGCTGCGCTTCTGTCGGCGTGAAAGATCTTGTTTCTCCATCTCATAGCCTGCGGTGAAGGATCCGATCCAGGCGCGCGGGGCGAAATCATAGAAGCTTTCGCCCAGTTCTGCGGTGTTGGGGTCGTCTGGGGTCGCCACCCAGCGGTGATGCACTTTGGGATGAGCCGAGGCGTGGTGCCCAAACAGCAACGAGATATAGACCCACTTGCCCAGATTGCGCAGTTTCCAGTCGCTGCGATGGATCAACTCGTGCGCATTTGAGTTTGAAACTTGTCCAAAAAACAGCCCCGCGGCCAAGAAGGTTAAAGCCGACGCTCCGATGCTTAGCTGAAATCCGCCGCCCAAGGCGAAAACAATCAATCCAAGCAAAGCAAAATGGCAAATTGCAAGGATCGCCGAAAGGAAATCGGCGTCATCACCGGTTTCATCTTCATCCAGCGGCGGTGCGATGCGCGAAATGATCCGGTCCAGCCCATGGATGAACACGGTCATATAGATCAATGCCGCCGCCGCAAACCATCCGCCAAAAACCGCGCCCAAAGCGATCAGAACGACCGGCGTCACCGTCGCTATCGCAAAAACCTTCAAGGGATGGGAAAAGATAGCCGCCATGTGTTCTTTGCTTTCTGATCCGTTTGCAGGTTTCACGCGAAATATCGTGGAAATGGCGAAGATACGCAATCCGCCATGCGTATGTCGCTTTTGGATAGCTTCCCCAATGGAGCGCTGTCTATTGTAGCACAACATCACATTGGGGTTGGCCATGGCACTGGACGACAAAAAAGGTATCTGGAAATCGGGCAAAGGCAAAGGTCGTCGCCGGCCAAAGGGCCGACAGATTGATCCAGAGGCGTTGGAGATTGTGCAGTCCTTGCTGGGCGACCGACCGCGCCGTCGTGACCTGCTGATCGAATTTCTGCACGTGATCCAAGACGCACATGGTCATTTGTCCGCCCCGCATCTGCGCGCGCTGGCCTATGAAATGAAGATCAGTCAGGCCGAAGCCTACGAGGTCGCCAGCTTCTATGCCCATTTCGACGTGGTGCGCGAAGACGAAGCGCCGCCACCCGCGCTGACGATCCGAGTTTGTGATTCTTTGTCATGTGAATTGGCGGGGGCGGAAGCGCTGCAAAAAGCCCTGGAGGACGGGCTGGACGCCGCCGAAGTGCGTGTCGTTCGTGCGCCGTGTATGGGGCGTTGCGATTCCGCCCCAGCGTTGGAACTGGGCCATAACCATATTGACCACGCGACCCCTGAAAAAGTGCATGCGGCTATCGCCGCGGGTGACACCCACACGAAATTGCCAGCCTATGAAGATCTGTCAGCCTACCGTGCTGCCGGGGGCTATGAAAAGCTGGAAGATTTGCGCGCGGGCGGCAATTGGCAGGCCGTTCAGGACGAAGTTTTGGCGGCAGGCCTGCGCGGTCTTGGCGGGGCAGGGTTTCCGTCGGGCAAGAAATGGGGCTTTGTGCGGGCCAACGAAGGCCCCCGCTATCTGGCCGTGAACGGTGATGAGGGCGAGCCCGGCACGTTCAAAGACCGCTATTATCTGGAACGCACGCCGCATCTGATGCTGGAAGGTATGCTTATCGCCGCTTGGGCGGTCGAGGCCGAAACCTGCTTTATCTACATGCGCGACGAATATCCGGCAGTGCTGGAGATTCTGCGCCGTGAGATTGCCGCGCTAGAGGCTGCAGGTCTAGTGACGCCGGGCTATATCGATCTGCGTCGTGGTGCGGGCGCATATATCTGCGGTGAAGAAAGCGCGATGATCGAATCGATCGAAGGCAAGCGTGGGCTACCACGACACCGCCCGCCCTTCGTCGCGCAGGTCGGTATTTTCGACCGCCCGACGCTGGTGCATAACGTCGAGACACTTCATTGGGTTGCCCGCATTCTGCGCGAAGGTCCCGAAATCCTGACCTCGGTCGAAAAGAACGGTCGGACGGGTCTGCGCAGCTATTCAGTATCAGGGCGAGTGGCCAATCCGGGCGTGTACCTGCTGCCCGCCGGCTCGACAATCCGCGATATCATTGACGCGTGTGGCGGTATGGCCGTGGGACACAGTTTCAAAGCCTATCAGCCCGGTGGTCCGTCCTCGGGTCTGTTGCCCGCAGCTATGGATGACATCCCGTTGGATTTCGACACGTTGCAACCACACGGAACTTTTATTGGCTCGGCGGCGGTCGTGGTTCTGTCTGATCAAGACAGCGCCCGCGATGCAGCCCTGAATATGCTGCGGTTCTTTGAGGATGAAAGCTGTGGCCAATGTACCCCGTGCCGATCAGGGTGCGAAAAAGCGGTGAAGCTGATGCAGGCGGATCGTTGGGACCAAGGCTTGCTGACCGAGCTTTGCACGGTCATGCAGGACGCGTCGATCTGCGGCTTGGGTCAGGCGGCACCAAATCCGATCTTGCTGACCATGAAGCACTTCCCGGACGAGGTCTAACCAAAGGGCAAATTGCGCTCTGCCCACGTCATCCTTGACCGACACCCCATAGTCGCACATCGCTATGGCAGGCGGTTTGGCACATCCAAACCATTGGTTAACCTGCGCGGCGGTATGAGGAACCTATGACCCAGTTGGCTTTAATCCTTGGTGTTGTGGTGGCTCATGCCTATTTCCCCCGCACTTCGGCTGCGCCAAGTTGGCCGCGGTCAGCGATCAAAACAGCACCTCTTTTGCTGTTCTCACTTTCCGCCTTTCTGGGCGACGCTGGCCCATATCTGGTGGCAGGCTTGTTTTTGTCGGCGCTGGGTGACTTTGGCTTGTCACGCGATGGCGATGCGCCGTTCCTTTACGGATTGGCGGCCTTCGCGCTGGCGCACCTTTTGTACATTCTTCACTTTCTTAACCTGTCTGGTGTCCCTTTTTACGATGCATTTGTAAGTGCCCCGATCCCGGCATTGATTCTTGTGGCGCTCATGGTTTCGACCGAGCTGTGGCTGGCAACCCATACCGGTCATCTGCAATGGCCCGTGCGCATCTATGTGGTGATTATCGGGTGCATGGGGCTGGCCGCGCTGGCCGTGCCATTTGGCTGGACAGTGATCGGTGCCGCGCTTTTCATCATCTCGGACGTGATCTTGGCGATCAATTTGTTTCGAATGTCTGACACGCACCATCACCGCATTCGTGCCGGATATGCGATATGGGCGTTTTATATCTCCGGCCAGGTTTTGATCCTAATTGGGGGTCTGCAGACCTGACGGTAACGCAGGCAACTGGCCGAATTCAGGAGCACGCGAACCTGTTTCCCCCTATGCTGCCATCTCCGCCTCTTCCATCCGGTCCTCATGTGGACTAGTTGGTTAGAAAGCGATC
This window contains:
- a CDS encoding toxic anion resistance protein: MTETTRQKAEADLKDIEAVTAVVLPEPTNALVPLKKANKKVSAEIEKRMAEIDMENTQSIIEFGSSAQAELQVISQDMLAGVRNKDVGPAGDSLRNIVTTIRGFSVSELDMRRTRSWWEKLLGRAAPAAKFMARYEGVQGQIDKITDNLLGHEHTLLKDIKSLDKLYEKTLEFYDELALYISAGEAKLADLDDTTIPAKEAEVTDAPEDQGVIKAQELRDLRAARDDLERRVHDLKLTRQVTMQSLPSIRLVQENDKSLVTKINSTLVNTVPLWETQLAQAVTIQRSAEAAAAVKEATDLTNELLTSNAENLQEANRMVRKEMERGVFDIEAVKSANATLIATIEESLSIADEGKAKRAAAEEELVKMEAELKETLAAATARGTASAHNMASSVPGA
- a CDS encoding 2-hydroxyacid dehydrogenase, with product MSLNVLYAGNEKLWPIYEVALGTALADLGVAANLSNDLSPADVDYVVYAPNGPVQDFTPFTRTKAVLGLWAGVEKMAGNATLTQPYTRMVDDGLSEGMTEWVTGHVLRHHLGMDDFIHRTDPVWHRAAPPLARDRTVGVLGLGALGAAASQALCALNFNLCGWSRTQKDIAGVECFCGEDGLRDVLSRAEILVLLLPMTPATENLLNAETLAWLPKGAVIINPGRGPLIDDAALLAALDSGQIGHATLDVFRVEPLPDGDPYWAHPQVTVTPHIASDTRPASAARVIAENIRRSEAGEPLLHLVDWSVGY
- a CDS encoding 5-bromo-4-chloroindolyl phosphate hydrolysis family protein, with the translated sequence MAQRYGGDYSPKEPHQESGAVDRSPYHGKTRSRAGGRINLLFIAPLPLAFLAFFRDPGDLILRLLAFGALIAAAWLTREGLLAHEEYDARKIARRPAIPRKLFGATLTGLGLFLAGSVDGTTLIAATLGLLGFGLHLFAFGLDPMRHKGLDDIDEFQTDRVARAVTEAEKHLRAMKEAIERTKDRRLEARLDRFISTARDMFRTVEDDPRDLTAARKYLGVYLLGARDATTKFVDIHMRDASGGARADYETLLDDLESNFTARTQQFLNDNRTDLDVEIEVLRERLAREGVRSE
- a CDS encoding DUF2927 domain-containing protein codes for the protein MRRNALKLATGVLAATLVLSACQTAGPGVTGLPNSPAPKPREDTVPTVPSAESEALAAYYASVQRSLLTQGLLRTDGGGADVPFSAAMLARNFERIAFFQEYSSAGGQLIARESASHLTRWEKPVRVSIQFGRSVSDEKQAHDRAKLTRYVRRLARITGHPISMTNGGGNFRVYVLNEDERKAFGPELRRVVPGISALSQRAVINMPRDTYCLVFGRDPASNGEFEQAVAVIRSEHPNLMRTSCIHEEVAQGLGLSNDSPMARPSIFNDDEEFGLLTTHDENLLRMLYDDRLRPNMSADQARPIIKQIATELTGGSV
- a CDS encoding alkane 1-monooxygenase; the protein is MAAIFSHPLKVFAIATVTPVVLIALGAVFGGWFAAAALIYMTVFIHGLDRIISRIAPPLDEDETGDDADFLSAILAICHFALLGLIVFALGGGFQLSIGASALTFLAAGLFFGQVSNSNAHELIHRSDWKLRNLGKWVYISLLFGHHASAHPKVHHRWVATPDDPNTAELGESFYDFAPRAWIGSFTAGYEMEKQDLSRRQKRSFNPYYLYVSGAVLMMFLAIWIGGIGGFVAYLLLCLHAQMQLLLSDYVQHFGLLRDKRSDGSYEPVGIEHSWNAPHWFSSHLMLNAPRHSDHHAHPMRPYPSLDLPPKANAPMLPYSLPVMATIAMVPTLWNRVMGRALQRWQDQSSATS
- a CDS encoding SPFH domain-containing protein, giving the protein MGILDFLTGEFIDVIHWVDDTRDTMVWRFEREDHEIKYGAKLTVREGQAAVFVHEGQLADVFTPGLYMLETNNMPILTTINHWDHGFKSPFKSEIYFVNTTRFNDLKWGTKNPIMLRDPEFGPTRIRAFGTYSVRVSDPAKFLVEIVGTDGEFTMDEISYQIRNIIVQAFSRVIAGAGIPVLDMAANTADLGKLIATEISGIIAEYGLIIPEFYIENISLPPAVEAALDKRTSMGVAGDLGAFTQYSAAEAMTAAAQNPNGGGGMGAGLGMGMGMAMAGQMAQAGPWGAAPAAAAPHAPPPPPVEHVWHVADNGEAKGPYSKAALGRMSTSGGLSRDTLVWTPGQDGWKRAEDVAELAQLFTVLPPPPPGA
- a CDS encoding NAD(P)H-dependent oxidoreductase subunit E — its product is MALDDKKGIWKSGKGKGRRRPKGRQIDPEALEIVQSLLGDRPRRRDLLIEFLHVIQDAHGHLSAPHLRALAYEMKISQAEAYEVASFYAHFDVVREDEAPPPALTIRVCDSLSCELAGAEALQKALEDGLDAAEVRVVRAPCMGRCDSAPALELGHNHIDHATPEKVHAAIAAGDTHTKLPAYEDLSAYRAAGGYEKLEDLRAGGNWQAVQDEVLAAGLRGLGGAGFPSGKKWGFVRANEGPRYLAVNGDEGEPGTFKDRYYLERTPHLMLEGMLIAAWAVEAETCFIYMRDEYPAVLEILRREIAALEAAGLVTPGYIDLRRGAGAYICGEESAMIESIEGKRGLPRHRPPFVAQVGIFDRPTLVHNVETLHWVARILREGPEILTSVEKNGRTGLRSYSVSGRVANPGVYLLPAGSTIRDIIDACGGMAVGHSFKAYQPGGPSSGLLPAAMDDIPLDFDTLQPHGTFIGSAAVVVLSDQDSARDAALNMLRFFEDESCGQCTPCRSGCEKAVKLMQADRWDQGLLTELCTVMQDASICGLGQAAPNPILLTMKHFPDEV
- a CDS encoding TFIIB-type zinc finger domain-containing protein — translated: MAYPREDAQAPLEEHRFPCDQCGADLRFDPERNQLTCDHCGFHQPIDDQPAALSVIRELDLKRALSQQLPETESEVTRVLTCPNCAALIEFDGSTHASECPFCATPVVTDTGAHRRLKPKGLAPFEIEEREAHKAMTLWLGRLWFAPNGLREYARKGRRMSGIYVPYWTFDADTKTRYSGQRGTVHERVRTVTVNGERRQKRTQHVRWNSVSGRVARFFDDVLVLASQGLPKKYTDALEPWDLSRLEPYRPEYLAGFQAEGYTVDLEQGFSEARDYMNRIILRDVKFDIGGDRQRVSSMDTKMSDVTFKHILLPVWLAAYKYRGKTYRFVVNGQNGRVQGERPYSVWKITFAIVLGLIAAAVVGYLSAQSQ
- a CDS encoding nitroreductase; the encoded protein is MQYDDFAALLDARHSCRRFRSDPVPKDKINQILTAAQQVPSWCNAQPWQVEVTLNAETDRLREALYEHAMSAAQSPDIDWPTAYTGAHQARRKTCGLQLYESVGVGRGDRAASAQQMMENFRFFDAPCFALLTAPVELGPYAYLDCGGFITGFTLAATSLGIASIPQAAVAAYAPFLRDWFKLPEDRIILCGISFGYADDAHPANGFRTNRAPLEEWVHLHGQEKSA
- the dtd gene encoding D-aminoacyl-tRNA deacylase — protein: MRALIQRVSEAAVHVDGSLIGRTDAGLLILVCAMEGDTEAKADTLAAKISKLRIFKDEAAKMNRSLLDTGGGALVVSQFTLAADTSRGNRPGFSTAAKPAEGERLYNYFADAMRGLGITTDQGQFGADMKVSLVNDGPVTIWLDM